The following coding sequences are from one Ooceraea biroi isolate clonal line C1 chromosome 5, Obir_v5.4, whole genome shotgun sequence window:
- the LOC105285212 gene encoding signal transducing adapter molecule 1 isoform X1: MGLFQASSPFDADVEKATNENNVTEEWGKIMDICDKVGTSSQNAKDCLRSIVKRLYCQDPHVVMQAITLLDACASNCGKIFHLEIASRDFESDLRKLINHPQPKIVEKIKTLLKKWVEGDFKTDPQLNLIPSLYNKLKSEGHDFSSVSDTPKRSTALSRDPNVVTNSQEEADLARAIQLSLQENKAHTQSTSSHSSPASKKGSSLYPSVNSVLGSTSTSEGRKVRALYDFEAAEDNELTFLAGEIINILDDSDPNWWKGSNQRGEGLFPSNFVTADLSVEPEEFTKLEHSNKKLVQFAEEVEVKMVKREPEVVEVEIDEKKMDRLLHLLHEADPQCDTSDPQEMLDLEEQVTAMGPLIDAALEKVDRRHAQLTQLSSDLVDALNLYHTLMREPAPPTPSGYTLPKMQPHISPYPFHNPGPPPHMFNGMPPSPFPAGAGSGPVGPYNASLPSNEYMGPASMPSMTLPQHYHVQSGPHQHPPGPHPQGPSLPPADQSSLPYQPQGRYPPQSGPAPGSYGSPGSVGPSVNQQPQYAPPNGQHMM; this comes from the exons ATGGGTCTCTTCCAGGCCTCCTCGCCTTTCGACGCTGACGTCG AAAAGGCAACCAACGAGAACAATGTGACGGAGGAATGGGGGAAAATAATGGACATCTGCGACAAAGTAGGCACCTCCAGTCAGAACGCTAAGGACTGCTTACGCTCCATCGTTAAGAGACTGTACTGTCAAGATCCTCATGTCGTCATGCAAGCGATAACA CTGTTAGATGCTTGCGCCAGTAACTGCGGAAAGATCTTTCACCTGGAGATTGCGTCCAGAGACTTCGAGAGCGACTTGAGGAAGCTCATTAACCACCCGCAGCCGAAAATAGTGGAGAAGATCAAAACGCTCCTGAAAAAGTGGGTGGAGGGCGACTTTAAGACGGATCCGCAGTTGAATCTGATCCCAAGCCTGTACAACAAACTGAAGAGTGAAGGCCATGACTTCTCCTCCGTCTCGGATACG CCAAAACGTTCGACCGCTCTGAGCAGAGATCCTAACGTAGTAACAAATTCGCAAGAAGAAGCAGATCTTGCGAGAG CTATACAGCTTTCGTTGCAAGAAAACAAGGCGCACACTCAGAGCACTTCATCGCATAGTTCGCCAGCTTCGAAAAAGGGCTCGAGTTTATACCCTAGCGTTAATTCTGTGCTCGGGTCTACAAGCACTTCGGAAGGCAGAAAAGTACGCGCTCTGTATGACTTTGAGGCTGCGGAGGATAACGAATTGACATTTTTAGCAGGAGAAATAA ttaataTCTTAGATGATTCCGACCCAAATTGGTGGAAAGGCAGCAACCAAAGAGGCGAAGGTCTCTTCCCCTCCAATTTCGTTACTGCTGATTTGTCCGTTGAACCCGAAGAGTTTACGA AGTTGGAGCATAGTAACAAGAAATTAGTGCAGTTCGCGGAGGAAGTGGAGGTGAAGATGGTGAAGCGCGAGCCGGAAGTGGTGGAGGTCGAGATAGATGAGAAGAAGATGGACAGACTGTTGCATCTGCTTCACGAGGCCGATCCGCAATGTGACACGTCCGATCCCCAGGAGATGCTCGATCTAGAAG AACAAGTCACGGCGATGGGTCCCCTGATCGACGCGGCGTTGGAGAAGGTGGACAGGCGGCACGCGCAGCTCACTCAGCTAAGCTCCGATCTGGTCGACGCCCTCAATCTGTATCACACGCTGATGAGAGAGCCCGCGCCCCCGACACCGTCTGGTTACACTCTGCCCAAGATGCAGCCGCACATAAGCCCCTACCCGTTCCACAATCCGGGACCACCGCCACAC ATGTTTAACGGTATGCCGCCCTCGCCGTTCCCCGCCGGGGCGGGTTCGGGTCCGGTGGGGCCGTACAACGCCAGCCTGCCGAGCAACGAGTACATGGGCCCCGCCAGTATGCCGAGCATGACTCTACCGCAACATTATCACGTGCAATCGGGTCCTCACCAGCATCCGCCCGGACCGCATCCGCAGGGACCGTCTCTGCCACCGGCTGATCAAAGTAGCCTTCCCTATCAACCACAGGG CAGATATCCACCTCAGAGCGGCCCTGCACCAGGGTCGTACGGTTCGCCTGGGTCTGTAGGACCGTCCGTAAACCAGCAACCGCAATATGCTCCACCGAACGGGCAACACATGATGTAA
- the LOC105285212 gene encoding signal transducing adapter molecule 1 isoform X2 has product MGLFQASSPFDADVEKATNENNVTEEWGKIMDICDKVGTSSQNAKDCLRSIVKRLYCQDPHVVMQAITLLDACASNCGKIFHLEIASRDFESDLRKLINHPQPKIVEKIKTLLKKWVEGDFKTDPQLNLIPSLYNKLKSEGHDFSSVSDTPKRSTALSRDPNVVTNSQEEADLARAIQLSLQENKAHTQSTSSHSSPASKKGSSLYPSVNSVLGSTSTSEGRKVRALYDFEAAEDNELTFLAGEIINILDDSDPNWWKGSNQRGEGLFPSNFVTADLSVEPEEFTKLEHSNKKLVQFAEEVEVKMVKREPEVVEVEIDEKKMDRLLHLLHEADPQCDTSDPQEMLDLEEQVTAMGPLIDAALEKVDRRHAQLTQLSSDLVDALNLYHTLMREPAPPTPSGYTLPKMQPHISPYPFHNPGPPPHMFNGMPPSPFPAGAGSGPVGPYNASLPSNEYMGPASMPSMTLPQHYHVQSGPHQHPPGPHPQGPSLPPADQSSLPYQPQGYPPQSGPAPGSYGSPGSVGPSVNQQPQYAPPNGQHMM; this is encoded by the exons ATGGGTCTCTTCCAGGCCTCCTCGCCTTTCGACGCTGACGTCG AAAAGGCAACCAACGAGAACAATGTGACGGAGGAATGGGGGAAAATAATGGACATCTGCGACAAAGTAGGCACCTCCAGTCAGAACGCTAAGGACTGCTTACGCTCCATCGTTAAGAGACTGTACTGTCAAGATCCTCATGTCGTCATGCAAGCGATAACA CTGTTAGATGCTTGCGCCAGTAACTGCGGAAAGATCTTTCACCTGGAGATTGCGTCCAGAGACTTCGAGAGCGACTTGAGGAAGCTCATTAACCACCCGCAGCCGAAAATAGTGGAGAAGATCAAAACGCTCCTGAAAAAGTGGGTGGAGGGCGACTTTAAGACGGATCCGCAGTTGAATCTGATCCCAAGCCTGTACAACAAACTGAAGAGTGAAGGCCATGACTTCTCCTCCGTCTCGGATACG CCAAAACGTTCGACCGCTCTGAGCAGAGATCCTAACGTAGTAACAAATTCGCAAGAAGAAGCAGATCTTGCGAGAG CTATACAGCTTTCGTTGCAAGAAAACAAGGCGCACACTCAGAGCACTTCATCGCATAGTTCGCCAGCTTCGAAAAAGGGCTCGAGTTTATACCCTAGCGTTAATTCTGTGCTCGGGTCTACAAGCACTTCGGAAGGCAGAAAAGTACGCGCTCTGTATGACTTTGAGGCTGCGGAGGATAACGAATTGACATTTTTAGCAGGAGAAATAA ttaataTCTTAGATGATTCCGACCCAAATTGGTGGAAAGGCAGCAACCAAAGAGGCGAAGGTCTCTTCCCCTCCAATTTCGTTACTGCTGATTTGTCCGTTGAACCCGAAGAGTTTACGA AGTTGGAGCATAGTAACAAGAAATTAGTGCAGTTCGCGGAGGAAGTGGAGGTGAAGATGGTGAAGCGCGAGCCGGAAGTGGTGGAGGTCGAGATAGATGAGAAGAAGATGGACAGACTGTTGCATCTGCTTCACGAGGCCGATCCGCAATGTGACACGTCCGATCCCCAGGAGATGCTCGATCTAGAAG AACAAGTCACGGCGATGGGTCCCCTGATCGACGCGGCGTTGGAGAAGGTGGACAGGCGGCACGCGCAGCTCACTCAGCTAAGCTCCGATCTGGTCGACGCCCTCAATCTGTATCACACGCTGATGAGAGAGCCCGCGCCCCCGACACCGTCTGGTTACACTCTGCCCAAGATGCAGCCGCACATAAGCCCCTACCCGTTCCACAATCCGGGACCACCGCCACAC ATGTTTAACGGTATGCCGCCCTCGCCGTTCCCCGCCGGGGCGGGTTCGGGTCCGGTGGGGCCGTACAACGCCAGCCTGCCGAGCAACGAGTACATGGGCCCCGCCAGTATGCCGAGCATGACTCTACCGCAACATTATCACGTGCAATCGGGTCCTCACCAGCATCCGCCCGGACCGCATCCGCAGGGACCGTCTCTGCCACCGGCTGATCAAAGTAGCCTTCCCTATCAACCACAGGG ATATCCACCTCAGAGCGGCCCTGCACCAGGGTCGTACGGTTCGCCTGGGTCTGTAGGACCGTCCGTAAACCAGCAACCGCAATATGCTCCACCGAACGGGCAACACATGATGTAA
- the LOC105285213 gene encoding mitochondrial cardiolipin hydrolase — protein MWMKAIVITSGILISEAIWQMYNAYKRSRRKAVSDGKARHKRKIFEVMFFSKESARCRPHIDLNAPCGRKDCAVEHLRKLVQYLDSATETLDVCMYFFTCPLLATAIVRAHKRGVLVRMVVDESMARNGDSQATKRFYHNGIKPKMKQLDTLMHHKFAIIDKALLITGSVNWTMSAFFGNFESLFVTNEQAAVMPFVNEFERIWTMLDSINAEQSNAVTNTNINSNSNTGKDTLT, from the exons ATGTGGATGAAAGCTATTGTCATAACCTCCGGTATCCTGATATCGGAAGCGATCTGGCAGATGTACAATGCGTACAAACGTTCACGACGGAAGGCCGTTTCCGACGGTAAAGCGAGACATAAACGGAAGATCTTCGAGGTTATGTTCTTCTCGAAGGAATCCGCTCGGTGCCGGCCGCATATAGATCTAAATGCCCCGTGCGGGAGAAAGGATTGCGCCGTGGAACACTTgag AAAGCTCGTGCAGTACTTGGATTCCGCGACCGAGACTCTGGACGTGTGCATGTATTTCTTCACGTGTCCGTTATTGGCGACGGCGATCGTACGCGCCCACAAGAGAGGCGTTCTTGTGAGAATGGTGGTAGATGAGAGTATGGCGCGCAATGGTGATAGTCAGGCGACCAAGCGCTTCTACCACAATG GTATTAAACCGAAAATGAAACAGTTGGATACGTTAATGCATCACAAATTCGCCATTATTGATAAGGCACTTTTGATAACTGGCAGTGTAAATTGGACCATGTCTGCGTTTTTTGGAAATTTCGAGAGCCTGTTCGTGACTAACGAACAGGCTGCAGTGATGCCATTTGTAAATGAGTTTGAGAGGATATGGACGATGCTGGATAGTATAAATGCTGAGCAAAGTAATGCAGTAACTAACACtaatattaattctaattctaaTACAGGAAAAGATACATTAACATAA